In Myxococcus stipitatus, the following are encoded in one genomic region:
- a CDS encoding type I polyketide synthase, with protein sequence MDENAPPESLNPSAIAIIGLSLRFPGAPDEQRFWSNLISGVDSVTVLDAEQREKAGFPSGDDWVAAAGVVEDADLFDARFFGYSPREAEQLDPQHRLFLECCWRALESAGYATRTQPLSVGLYGGASLSTYLLTNVLPNVERRSSDWAESILGTHSDFLATRVAYKLNLTGPAITVQSACSTSLTAVHLASQALLAGECRMALAGGTAVRSPQLRAYRAQQGGISSPDGRCRAFDAQAAGTVPGNGVGVVLLKRLEDAVSDGDPIRAVILGSAVGNDGSAKAGFMAPSVSGQSSTIRDALSLAGVEPDSISYIEAHGTGTALGDPVEVTALKQVFQGVPPGSIGLGSVKTNLGHLDVASGMSGLIKTVLALEHRQLPPTLHFDTPNPLLELDGSPFYVVATPRAWDSPSPRRAGVSSFGTGGTNAHVVLEEAPVARSAPARADEELLVLSARSQAALKRMTTELAEHLRTTRVSLADAAHTLQVGRHRFEWRRFVTARTLEDAASRLGQQDEGQQPRSTLFDATEQRGAVFLFPGGGAQRVNMGAELLREPVFREAIDRCAALLKGPLGGDVREVMFASPERYDAAARELARPLWTQAALFTCDWALAQRWLSWGVQPTALFGHSLGEYVAACLAGVFTLEEALELVTARGRILERLPPGGMTAVLAPLSQVESLVTGPLSVAALNSPSDCVISGPLDALEALEAALAARGIESRRLHLSHAAHSAMLEPHLADFERVVSRFSPRAPKLPVVSSLTGRWLTPQDVTAPSYWRRHLRETVRFSDGLHLLLSSGERAFIEVGPGASLTSLVKRHPSRTSQPVVSTLPHHSSAEQAPSPFTALGEAWLAGISIDWKQFRAGERRHRVTLPGYSFDRERFWIEPAETPTASTQPPREVAPSITLHAENTRGAPPRDETERVLLECFWLTFHLENLGIHDDFFSLGGDSLLALRLSARIQDRLGARLSLKDIVELPTVARLAARVGSRHEHEARPLAPRCLVQLQEGHLGPPLFFVHAAGGQVLFYRELARLLAPGRACYGFASVGLEEGASCHTTVEQMAEHYLAALRTVRPRGPYLFIGASLGGAISYEMARRLSLAGETVPLCALLDTPPPGHFPVELADQLTLRTFRVRRDLNPTTEWPAGLSVEEQFHLLQEEEARDGVTCVFTDVEQARRQLDVLRANSRAMSLYTPPPWEGSELQFFRARELAPGFPPHPELGWMDLGSALRVDVAAGDHYSMLQAPHLEVLAAKLARLLR encoded by the coding sequence ATGGACGAGAACGCGCCTCCGGAGTCACTCAACCCGTCGGCCATCGCCATCATCGGCCTGTCGCTCCGCTTTCCGGGCGCTCCCGATGAGCAGCGATTCTGGTCCAACCTCATCTCAGGCGTGGACTCCGTCACCGTGCTCGACGCCGAGCAGCGTGAGAAGGCTGGATTCCCATCGGGCGACGATTGGGTGGCCGCGGCTGGCGTCGTCGAGGATGCCGACCTCTTCGATGCGCGATTCTTCGGATACTCGCCGCGCGAAGCCGAACAGCTGGACCCGCAGCATCGCCTCTTCCTGGAGTGCTGTTGGCGGGCGCTCGAGTCCGCCGGGTATGCCACGCGCACTCAACCGCTGTCCGTGGGGCTCTATGGCGGTGCCTCGCTCAGCACCTATCTGCTGACGAACGTCCTGCCCAACGTCGAGCGTCGCTCCAGTGATTGGGCGGAGAGCATCCTCGGGACCCATAGCGACTTCCTCGCGACACGCGTCGCCTACAAGCTGAACCTCACCGGGCCCGCCATCACTGTCCAGTCCGCCTGCTCCACGTCGCTGACCGCGGTGCACCTCGCCAGTCAGGCGCTCCTCGCGGGTGAGTGCCGAATGGCGCTCGCGGGAGGCACCGCTGTGCGCTCACCGCAGTTGAGGGCGTATCGCGCGCAACAAGGAGGTATCTCCTCACCAGATGGACGCTGCCGCGCCTTCGATGCCCAGGCCGCGGGCACCGTGCCGGGCAATGGCGTGGGTGTGGTGCTGCTCAAGCGCCTTGAAGACGCCGTCTCGGACGGAGACCCGATTCGCGCGGTCATCCTCGGCTCCGCTGTTGGCAACGATGGCAGCGCCAAGGCGGGCTTCATGGCGCCCTCCGTCTCGGGCCAGTCCTCCACCATCCGTGACGCGCTGTCCCTGGCCGGAGTCGAGCCCGATTCCATCTCATACATCGAGGCCCACGGCACCGGAACCGCACTGGGCGACCCTGTTGAAGTCACCGCGCTCAAGCAGGTCTTCCAGGGCGTGCCTCCGGGTTCCATCGGCTTGGGTTCGGTGAAGACCAACCTGGGTCACCTCGATGTGGCCTCCGGCATGTCCGGACTCATCAAGACCGTGTTGGCCCTGGAGCACCGGCAGCTCCCGCCCACGCTTCACTTCGACACACCCAATCCACTCCTGGAGCTGGACGGCAGTCCCTTCTACGTCGTGGCCACGCCTCGCGCGTGGGACAGCCCCAGTCCTCGTCGCGCGGGTGTCAGCTCGTTTGGAACAGGCGGCACCAACGCGCATGTCGTGCTCGAGGAAGCCCCCGTCGCGCGCAGTGCTCCCGCACGAGCCGACGAAGAGCTGCTCGTGTTGTCCGCCCGCTCTCAAGCCGCGCTGAAGCGAATGACCACCGAGCTGGCCGAACACCTGCGCACCACTCGAGTCTCCCTCGCGGATGCGGCGCACACCCTCCAGGTGGGACGTCACCGCTTCGAGTGGCGCCGCTTCGTCACCGCGCGCACCCTCGAGGACGCGGCCTCCCGCCTGGGACAACAGGATGAAGGGCAGCAACCTCGAAGCACCCTCTTCGATGCGACGGAACAGCGCGGCGCCGTGTTCCTCTTCCCGGGCGGAGGGGCGCAGCGGGTGAACATGGGCGCCGAGCTGCTTCGTGAGCCCGTCTTCCGCGAAGCCATCGACCGCTGCGCCGCGCTGCTCAAGGGCCCCCTCGGCGGCGACGTGCGCGAGGTGATGTTCGCTTCACCCGAACGCTACGACGCGGCGGCCCGAGAGCTCGCGCGCCCCCTCTGGACACAAGCCGCGCTGTTCACCTGCGACTGGGCCCTGGCTCAGCGCTGGTTGTCCTGGGGCGTTCAGCCCACGGCCCTCTTCGGCCATTCCCTTGGCGAGTACGTGGCGGCCTGTCTCGCGGGGGTCTTCACGCTGGAAGAGGCCCTGGAGCTCGTCACCGCGCGCGGACGCATCCTCGAGCGACTCCCGCCGGGCGGAATGACCGCGGTCCTCGCACCACTCTCCCAGGTGGAGTCACTTGTCACGGGGCCACTGTCCGTGGCGGCACTCAACTCACCTTCTGATTGCGTCATCTCAGGCCCGCTCGATGCGCTCGAGGCACTGGAGGCCGCGCTCGCGGCACGAGGCATCGAGTCACGCCGGTTGCACCTGAGTCACGCCGCGCACTCGGCGATGCTCGAACCTCACCTCGCGGACTTCGAGCGGGTGGTCTCCCGCTTCTCGCCTCGCGCGCCCAAGCTGCCCGTGGTGTCGAGCCTCACCGGACGCTGGCTCACGCCACAAGACGTCACCGCGCCCTCGTACTGGCGGCGGCATCTGCGGGAGACCGTTCGTTTCTCCGACGGACTCCACCTGCTGCTCTCCTCGGGCGAACGCGCCTTCATCGAAGTGGGCCCCGGCGCTTCGTTGACCTCGCTCGTGAAACGGCATCCCAGCCGCACCTCGCAGCCCGTGGTCTCCACGCTGCCGCACCACTCCTCCGCCGAGCAGGCGCCATCCCCCTTCACCGCCCTGGGTGAAGCGTGGCTCGCGGGAATCTCCATCGACTGGAAACAATTCCGCGCCGGTGAGCGGCGCCACCGGGTCACGCTCCCGGGCTACAGCTTCGACCGCGAGCGATTCTGGATCGAGCCCGCCGAGACGCCCACGGCCAGCACGCAACCTCCTCGCGAAGTCGCGCCGTCCATCACGCTTCACGCGGAGAACACGCGCGGGGCGCCCCCTCGCGACGAGACCGAGCGGGTCTTGCTCGAGTGCTTCTGGCTCACGTTCCACTTGGAGAATCTCGGCATCCACGATGACTTCTTCTCACTGGGTGGCGACTCCCTCCTCGCGCTGCGATTGAGTGCTCGCATCCAGGACCGGCTCGGAGCGCGGCTCTCACTCAAGGACATCGTCGAGCTCCCCACCGTGGCGCGCCTCGCCGCTCGCGTCGGGAGTCGCCATGAGCACGAGGCGCGCCCCCTGGCACCTCGTTGTCTCGTGCAACTCCAGGAGGGACATCTCGGGCCACCGCTCTTCTTCGTGCACGCGGCCGGGGGCCAGGTGCTCTTCTATCGTGAGCTGGCTCGGCTCCTCGCTCCCGGTCGCGCCTGCTACGGCTTCGCGTCCGTCGGACTCGAAGAGGGCGCCTCGTGCCACACCACCGTGGAGCAGATGGCGGAGCACTACCTCGCCGCCCTACGCACCGTGCGCCCTCGGGGTCCGTACTTGTTCATCGGCGCGTCCCTCGGCGGCGCCATCAGCTACGAAATGGCGCGCCGCTTGTCCCTCGCGGGCGAAACCGTTCCTCTCTGCGCCCTCCTGGACACACCGCCTCCCGGACACTTCCCGGTGGAGCTCGCGGACCAACTCACGCTTCGGACCTTTCGCGTGAGAAGAGACCTCAATCCCACCACCGAGTGGCCGGCCGGGCTCTCCGTGGAGGAGCAGTTCCACCTGCTTCAGGAAGAAGAGGCGCGCGACGGTGTCACGTGCGTGTTCACCGATGTGGAACAGGCCCGGCGACAGCTCGACGTGCTGCGCGCGAACTCGCGGGCCATGAGCCTCTACACACCCCCGCCATGGGAGGGCAGCGAGCTCCAGTTCTTCCGCGCGCGGGAGCTCGCTCCGGGTTTCCCTCCACACCCGGAGCTCGGATGGATGGACCTGGGCTCCGCGCTGCGCGTCGACGTCGCCGCGGGTGACCACTACTCCATGCTGCAAGCACCTCACCTCGAGGTGCTCGCGGCGAAGCTGGCGCGCCTGCTGCGCTAA
- the hflX gene encoding GTPase HflX, which translates to MKEIYGNTLGLKANEQHRLRNTFRRRVSPHEIVSPELARHLTELSHETNRQVGVLINRKGEIEHVVVGNAHKLELPDIGRARAGQVRLRGLRLVHTHLKSEPLTKDDLTDLALLRLDCVAAVGVGNEGLPSVLHYAYLVPENGTGEFWHVATLPSVHQEQPDLVDTLGALEEEFSRKAAARAVSGREKAILVAVCLDGNRGRAEASLAELKELARTAGVEVVDSVLQVKREADPRYLIGRGKLEDLNLRSMQSMVDLLIFDKDLTPSQGRHIGEATSLKILDRTQLILDIFAQRAQSAEGKLQVELAQLKYRLPRLVQSDDSLSRLAGGIGGRGPGETKLEIDRRRVRERITHLEKRIDTIGRERSVRRAQRNRRELPVISIVGYTNAGKSTLLNAITNAQVLAENKLFATLDPTSRRLRFPQEREVIITDTVGFIRDLPKDLVAAFRATLEELYDASLLLHVVDAADPARDEQVEAVEKILSSLGLMEKPRLMVWNKADLLGAEEVDSLLRSRGGVAISAQTREGITTLLAKADTTLFAEGASETMGVV; encoded by the coding sequence TTGAAGGAAATCTACGGCAACACCCTGGGCCTCAAGGCGAACGAGCAACATCGGCTGCGGAACACCTTCCGCCGACGGGTGTCCCCGCACGAAATCGTCTCACCCGAGCTCGCCCGCCACCTCACCGAGCTGTCACACGAGACGAACCGCCAGGTGGGCGTGCTCATCAATCGCAAGGGCGAAATCGAGCATGTGGTGGTCGGCAATGCCCACAAGCTGGAGCTGCCCGACATCGGCCGTGCTCGCGCGGGCCAGGTGCGTCTGCGTGGCCTGCGGCTGGTCCACACGCATCTCAAGAGCGAGCCCCTCACCAAGGACGACCTGACGGACCTGGCGCTGCTGCGGCTGGACTGCGTGGCCGCCGTCGGCGTGGGGAACGAGGGCCTTCCGAGCGTGCTGCACTACGCCTACCTCGTGCCGGAGAACGGCACCGGTGAGTTCTGGCACGTCGCCACCCTCCCCTCCGTGCACCAGGAGCAGCCCGACCTGGTGGATACGCTGGGCGCGCTCGAGGAGGAGTTCAGCCGCAAGGCGGCGGCGCGCGCGGTGAGCGGACGGGAGAAGGCCATCCTCGTCGCGGTGTGCCTGGATGGAAACCGCGGCCGGGCGGAGGCGAGCCTCGCGGAGCTGAAGGAGTTGGCGCGCACGGCGGGCGTGGAGGTGGTGGACAGCGTGCTCCAGGTGAAGCGCGAGGCGGACCCTCGCTACCTCATCGGCCGGGGCAAGCTGGAGGACCTGAACCTGCGCTCGATGCAGTCCATGGTGGACCTGCTCATCTTCGACAAGGACCTCACCCCGTCGCAGGGGCGCCACATCGGCGAGGCGACCAGTCTGAAGATATTGGACCGCACGCAGCTCATCCTCGACATCTTCGCGCAGCGCGCGCAGAGCGCCGAGGGCAAGCTCCAGGTGGAGCTGGCGCAGCTGAAGTACCGGCTTCCTCGGCTGGTGCAGAGCGACGACTCGCTCAGCCGGCTGGCGGGCGGAATCGGCGGCCGAGGCCCTGGCGAGACGAAGCTGGAGATCGACCGTCGCCGGGTGCGCGAGCGAATCACCCATCTGGAGAAGCGCATCGACACGATTGGACGTGAGCGCAGCGTGCGGCGGGCGCAGCGCAACCGCCGCGAGCTGCCGGTCATCTCCATCGTCGGGTACACCAACGCGGGCAAGTCCACGCTGCTCAACGCCATCACCAACGCGCAGGTGCTGGCGGAGAACAAGCTGTTCGCCACGTTGGACCCGACCAGCCGCAGGCTGCGCTTCCCGCAGGAGCGAGAGGTCATCATCACCGACACGGTGGGCTTCATCCGGGACCTGCCCAAGGACCTGGTGGCGGCCTTCCGCGCCACGCTGGAGGAGCTGTACGACGCGAGCCTGCTGCTGCACGTGGTGGACGCGGCGGACCCGGCGCGCGACGAGCAGGTGGAGGCGGTGGAGAAGATCCTCTCGTCGCTGGGGCTGATGGAGAAGCCCCGGTTGATGGTGTGGAACAAGGCGGACCTCCTCGGAGCGGAAGAGGTGGACTCGCTGCTGCGCTCGCGCGGCGGGGTGGCCATCAGCGCCCAGACTCGAGAGGGAATCACCACGCTGCTGGCGAAGGCGGACACCACGCTGTTCGCGGAAGGTGCGTCCGAGACCATGGGCGTCGTCTGA